One genomic window of Caenorhabditis elegans chromosome I includes the following:
- the rgba-1 gene encoding Defensin-like protein (Confirmed by transcript evidence) — translation MFGHSTSFCLLALFVLSMTVNCKDPWYDWKVGKGLNGRSSFMGYQFDSPLERNAIKGYRYLSTRGRVTDCNSNCRYYYNANSGYCAPSRSNDCSTYCGCGFVCRCR, via the coding sequence atgtttGGGCACTCGACTTCCTTCTGTCTTTTGGCTTTATTTGTGCTCTCGATGACAGTAAATTGTAAAGATCCTTGGTATGACTGGAAGGTAGGCAAAGGCTTGAATGGACGATCATCGTTTATGGGATACCAATTTGACTCGCCACTCGAACGCAACGCTATTAAGGGATATCGATATCTTAGTACTCGTGGTAGAGTCACAGATTGCAATAGCAACTGTAGATACTATTATAACGCGAACTCAGGATATTGTGCTCCTTCACGATCCAATGATTGCTCTACCTACTGCGGTTGTGGTTTTGTCTGTAGATGTAGATAG